One region of Malania oleifera isolate guangnan ecotype guangnan chromosome 6, ASM2987363v1, whole genome shotgun sequence genomic DNA includes:
- the LOC131158775 gene encoding uncharacterized protein LOC131158775 codes for MLLRSSSTPIPNSWIPQSKESSPEPEIVHQFPRTRSISLTTSSLGSFASWEDLTRRMSRAASETDLRDVSAVAKKKPPSAVRHGRVSATSVEERVLRLTSLDRLLSSSGLEDGCEVGAKDQGSVSVLVGGAVGGGGGQICGGGGGGGSGGGDDGSSGNWDSNHGNDSTDVYYRKMIEANPGNALLLGNYARFLKEVRGDFVKAEEYCGRAVLANPSDGNVLSLYADLIWHSHKDARRAENYYDQAVKAAPDDCYVLASYARFLWDAEEVEEDKAEEVTKITSPPSNFFQGAPPPPPVAAAS; via the exons ATGCTGCTTCGAAGCTCATCGACGCCGATACCGAACTCATGGATCCCTCAATCGAAGGAATCGTCTCCGGAGCCCGAGATAGTTCACCAGTTTCCGAGGACTCGATCGATCAGCCTGACGACGTCGTCGCTGGGGTCGTTTGCTTCGTGGGAGGACTTGACGAGAAGGATGAGTCGAGCAGCCTCGGAGACTGATCTCAGAGACGTATCGGCGGTCGCGAAGAAGAAGCCACCGTCTGCCGTGAGGCATGGCAGGGTCTCGGCGACGTCGGTTGAAGAGAGGGTGCTGAGACTGACTTCGTTGGATCGGCTGTTGTCGAGCTCTGGGTTGGAAGACGGGTGTGAAGTTGGAGCGAAAGATCAGGGTTCGGTGAGTGTGTTGGTTGGTGGGGCCGTTGGAGGCGGTGGTGGACAAATCTGTGGTGGCGGGGGAGGAGGAGGATCTGGCGGTGGAGATGACGGGAGTTCTGGGAATTGGGATTCGAACCACGGGAACGATAGTACGGATGTTTATTACCGGAAGATGATCGAGGCTAACCCAGGGAACGCTCTCCTTCTTGGCAATTACGCCAGGTTTTTGAAAGAG GTTCGTGGAGATTTTGTGAAGGCAGAAGAGTACTGCGGAAGAGCAGTTCTGGCGAATCCAAGTGACGGAAACGTATTGTCTTTGTACGCTGACCTGATATGGCATAGCCACAAGGATGCTCGTCGCGCTGAGAATTACTATGATCAAGCCGTTAAAGCTGCTCCTGATGACTG TTATGTACTAGCTTCCTATGCTCGATTTCTTTGGGATGCTGAGGAAGTAGAGGAGGATAAGGCAGAAGAAGTTACAAAAATAACATCACCACCTTCCAATTTCTTTCAGGGAGCTCCTCCACCGCCTCCTGTAGCTGCTGCTTCTTGA